The following DNA comes from Hordeum vulgare subsp. vulgare chromosome 3H, MorexV3_pseudomolecules_assembly, whole genome shotgun sequence.
CTCCTCCCCCGGTGCTTGTAATAGGTGGAGGGGCTTAGGGCTCTGGGCGAAAGCGATGGTTCGATGGGGATCGAAGGATACCGGTGGCATTTCTTCTTGAAGTTGTCGTCGAAGAGTTCCTCCTCTTCACTAGACCGTGGTTTGCCAGTTCTAGGGTTGTCGTGTAGGCTGTTTGGTGTGGCTGGACTTTCCCGAGGTCCGACGGAGTTGTTGTGGATGACTCTGGGCAAAAGCCTTGGTTCGATGGGGGTCGAAGGATACCGGCGACGATGCTTCTTGAAGGCGTCGCCGAAGAGTCCTCACACCCCTTCAGGTTTGTGGGCGTGTTGGTGGTGGAGTTTGAGTTGTCGATTTCGGCAAGGGTTGGGTTGTTGCACGATTGTCCTCTGTTTCAATCGTGTGTCGTAAGGTTTTTTGGCCTAGTTTTCCTTATAAACAGGGCCACTCTGTTCTCTTTTTTTCCTCTCTTAATGAAAATCGACAATGCTCCTGCCTTGCACGTAAAAAAAAGTTCTTATAGCAATTTAGGCCCAGTTGTAGAATTTCCATTTACCAAGCTTGTGCAATAGATGTAGTTTATTTAAGGATTAATTTGGTACTCCCTCTATTCCATAATAACTAAAAGCACAACACTTATtatggaacggatggagtatatgCCACTGCAATTCTGGATACTCATAAAAATGCCATTACGATTTCGTTCTTTTGGAAAATGCCACTTCAACTTTGCAATACTTCTCTATATGCAACTCCTTAtgtatctaaataattatagttataAAAAATTAGTGTAATTCTTtttaactataattatttagatacaAAGGAAGTATATTATACATAGTTTTAGAACAAAATGCCCCCCTCTCTTTATTAGAGCAATCACTTCATGGTCGATCAGACATTGAACGCCAATgtgctccccctctctctcccttccccctccctccctctgctCGCGCGCTATCACTTCATTGCTCATCAACTTCAATGTTAATGCCTACAAAGGTCCTCTACTATTGGTTGTTGGACTGTTTCGTCCACTCGAATAAGTTCATGAATGAATATATCTTTCCTAACAAACCTGTTGGTTGTCTTTACAAAATTTTGATCTTTTACGGCAGTGGAAGTCATTGGTTAAGGAGTAAGATAAAGAGGCCACCTATTTGCTAATCTCTCATGTTCATGCTAGGACGTCTTTCATTTCGCATCAAGATCAGGTTGGGGTGCCTTTGGCTTGGTTGTGGCCGTCCTTTGTTGTGTTTTGCTCATGGGTAGCTGGTCTGTGTGTGGTCAAACTCTGTCCATTGTTGCTGTTGCACTTCTAAAAATTTGCTTGTTCTTGTATTTAGCCATTGTGGGATGTGATTTACTGGTGTGACATTGTCTTCATTTATAAAATTGGTTGTATGTCTTTTATttagaataaaataaaaaataaaaaataatgtaaCACCCTAAAGAAAGataaaattgttaaaattttaaaACAAAGGGTGTGTCTAAGACACATGATGTGACATAGTTATTGCACATCTAAATAACGAAATCaagcataaaaagaaaaaaaatatccaCACAAATCTTTACATAAGATCAATGATATAAAATTTAGATGTGCAACATTTATGTCACATTTAAATGTGCTTTAGCAAAACGATAaaacatactactccctccgttcctaaatataagtctttgtagagatttcactagtggactacatacggatgtatatagacatactttagagtatagattcaatcattttgcttcgtttGTAGACCCTTaataaaatcgcttaaaagacttatatttaggaacggagggagtagcattgaACCAACAATGGAAGATGGATCCACGGTATGTCGGTGCATTGATAAAATGTCAATGCACCAACTACAGTGTCTATTGACACTTGGGAGCAGCCACACCTTTCTCTTGAGAGAGGCGAGTGTGAAAGCGGGCAATACCGCCGCAGACTACCCCGCCGGCGGCGAACGGCTAGGCGGCCAGCCGGTGCAGTTACGATCGAGCACCCCGCCCCCGCGACTGCCATTAATACCCGTGTTCGATCCTCTCGACCGGCTCAACGGCCATGGTCGTCATCCGCCAGGCACTACGCACGTACGTGATCGATCAAGTATCACCAGTAACTGCATCTACCCCGATTCTACGGCGGCGTAGCATCCATACATAGAACGGCACACCTACGGTCAGCAGACTATCACGGCGACCCGATCCAACGACGTACAGTACGTAGGAATGAATCAGGCCTGCACCTCGGCCACGAACCGGGGATGGTCACTGAATCTGCCCCTGAATCTCTGTCGCCGCCCAATACCAGCGCCGCACGCAACTCGGGAGCAAGCTGCAACCACTTCGAGCAGAATCTGACACCAGCATTCTGTTACCGCCATTTAAACCTCCTCGTGTTTTTCCCGCCGCAAAGCAATCGATCTCTCTGCTTTACCAAGCTTCTCAGTGCTGCTCGATCGAGCTGACAAGCGACGATCCGACCTATAAATACGCCCCCTACCTTCTCCTCCACCCTCATCGATCTCACACTCCAAGCAAGCTAGCCACCAAGCAGTAGCAGCTTGGTGATCAGCAGTGCTGCGCAGTACCAAGGTACCTCGATACAACAACTCGATCGTGGTACTGAACTACACGATGGGGCTGCTTAGCAAGAAGCTTCTGGTGGCATCCATGGTGGCTGCCGTGCTGGCCGTGGCGGCCGTGGAGCTCTGCAGCGCCATCCCGATGGAGGACAAGGACCTGGAATCGGAGGAGGCGCTATGGGACCTCTACGAGCGGTGGCAGTCGGCGCACCGCGTGCGCCGACACCACGCCGAGAAGCACCGCCGCTTCGGCACCTTCAAGTCCAACGCCCACTTCATCCACTCCCACAACAAGCGCGGCGAGCACCCCTATCGCCTCCACCTCAACCGCTTCGGCGACATGGACCAGGCCGAGTTCCGCGCCACCTTCGTCGGCGACCTCCGCCGCGACACCCCGTCCAAGCCGCCGTCCGTCCCCGGATTCATGTACGCCGCCCTGAACGTGTCCGACCTGCCGCCGTCCGTGGACTGGCGGCAGAAGGGCGCCGTGACGGGCGTCAAGGACCAGGGCAAGTGCGGCAGCTGCTGGGCATTCTCCACGGTGGTGTCCGTGGAAGGCATCAACGCCATCCGCACGGGCAGCCTCGTGTCCCTCTCGGAGCAGGAGCTCATCGACTGCGACACGGCGGACAACGACGGGTGCCAGGGCGGGCTCATGGACAACGCCTTCGAGTACATCAAGAACAACGGCGGGCTAATCACCGAGGCCGCCTACCCGTACCGCGCCGCCAGGGGCACCTGCAACGTCGCGAGAGCGGCCCAGAACTCGCCCGTGGTGGTGCACATCgacgggcaccaggacgtgccggcCAACAGCGAGGAGGACCTGGCCAGGGCGGTGGCGAACCAGCCCGTGTCCGTGGCCGTCGAGGCCAGCGGGAAGGCGTTCATGTTCTACTCCGAGGGGGTCTTCACCGGTGAATGTGGAACAGAGCTGGACCACGGCGTGGCGGTGGTCGGGTACGGGGTGGCGGAGGACGGCAAGGCGTACTGGACGGTGAAGAACTCGTGGGGGCCGTCGTGGGGGGAGCAGGGCTACATCAGGGTGGAGAAGGATTCCGGCGCCTCGGGCGGGCTCTGCGGCATCGCCATGGAGGCGTCCTATCCCGTCAAGACCTACAGCAAGCCCACGCCCATGCCCAGGCGCGCGCTTGGCGCCTGGGAGTCGCAGTGATCGACCCTCTGCGTGTCTGAATTATTTCTACTATCCTTCCTAGTTAAATTAGGGTGAAAATAAATTACAACTGAATTAAGTGGTTCTCCGTCCACATGCCTAGAATTAGACGTGTGTAAGGTGGGACCAGGACGATCGACATTTGTTTGGATTTATGAAATGTAATGTAAAATGTAGTGATGCAATTGGTAATGTTTGTAAGCATGCTAGTATGTTGTGTTTTACTTCAAGCCTTCCGTTTCATAATTCTTGTCGTGTTTTAGTTCAACTTTATTTAGACTAGACGAGACGATACTGTGCATTGCCATAGAATTAGATATATATAGCTTCTAAATGTTACATAAAATATTAATTCAATCAGTATAACTTAGCAAAAAATGCTAAAAAAAATAACGTAAGATTTTTAGATATGGAAAACTCAACGTTTTTCATGGTAATTTTTGTTGGTGTAAGGATGTAAAGTTTAGTTGATGAGCACAACAATTCTCTGACAAAGAATGAACATAGGCGGATTTGTCATGCTCACAAATCAAACTTGCCACTCTCGATAAACATAATTTGCCTAGAAAAATCGTTTGATTTGTCATGCCTAATAAACTCACATCTGCTGGATATTTCTGTCCATAATTTAAAATGTGTGAGATATATCTGCATATGGAAAAAATCGTAACATAAAAAATTACGGATGTCACAATATAATGTAATGAAATTTAAAACTTAGGATGCACTAATTCATATTGGACCATAGAGAACTCTCATGCGTAGATCACACAAATACTAGTGGGTTGGGCTAGTAATTTTAACGGCTAGAacaattttgatgatatggaagcACGTGTGTTGAAAAAACTAGAACTAGAGGAAATCAATATCTTGAATATATAAAATTCGAACTACATATTATGCTACAAAATTTTATCCGGAAATCTTTCTAAAGAATTCATCAAGCAAAACACAATTTGTCTATTCCATCGATCCCAACCTTTGCTTAGTGCCGCATAAAAATTGACTTCTTGAACATATACCGACATCGGGCATCGAAGGCTTGGCACTTCTCAAGTGAAGTGTATACACGAAATCCGTTGAGCAAGAAAGCGGTGATCCCATAAAATCAAGTGATACATATGATGTGTTTAAAATTAGGCTTAATTAATAGATGTGAATATAGTGGAAAAGACTCCCCTAGCGACAGCTAGGGTTTTGTCTCCTTACGGCGATTCCCTCGCCGTAAGTCCACCCTCGTCCGGCGATCGGTGCCCATACCCCGTGACCTAACTACGGCCGCGCTCTCCCTTCATCACgacgcccccctcccccccccccccccccccgggttgtTCCTGGTGTAGGTCCTTACCCCATTATCGTGACCATGGCGGCGGCTTCAGAGGCGTTCTCATCAACGAACCCATGTTCCCATGGAAAACCAGATGAGGATCTCAGTGACTTCTTCGAGAAGCTGGATCT
Coding sequences within:
- the LOC123440651 gene encoding cysteine proteinase EP-B 2-like, which gives rise to MGLLSKKLLVASMVAAVLAVAAVELCSAIPMEDKDLESEEALWDLYERWQSAHRVRRHHAEKHRRFGTFKSNAHFIHSHNKRGEHPYRLHLNRFGDMDQAEFRATFVGDLRRDTPSKPPSVPGFMYAALNVSDLPPSVDWRQKGAVTGVKDQGKCGSCWAFSTVVSVEGINAIRTGSLVSLSEQELIDCDTADNDGCQGGLMDNAFEYIKNNGGLITEAAYPYRAARGTCNVARAAQNSPVVVHIDGHQDVPANSEEDLARAVANQPVSVAVEASGKAFMFYSEGVFTGECGTELDHGVAVVGYGVAEDGKAYWTVKNSWGPSWGEQGYIRVEKDSGASGGLCGIAMEASYPVKTYSKPTPMPRRALGAWESQ